Within the Candidatus Binatia bacterium genome, the region GTTGAGTTCAATCCGCGCACTCCCGTTGCGCTGCAAACGGAAATGCACTGCAGTGTCCCGTTCTTGGCCATGTATATATGGAGCAAAGCTCCAGAATGGCATAGATGCTATCCGGCCGGCTCAGCGCCCGCTCTCTATACCTACCACCCTGAACCCATGAGCTTGGGCAGCAGTAGCCAAGGCGACGTCGTGAGTGGCCATAATCAATTGACCATCCTCGGGGTGGGGAAGAGGGGCGTGCGCTCGTTGGGTGGGGTGTCCAATGGTCCCTGCAGCATACTCAGTCGGCCGTCCTATGATCCAGCCGCTGTTTTCTCTGCGTAGTCAGTGATAAATAACAGCATTGCGCGAGGTTACGATAGCGCGCCGGGGGTGCCCCATGAACGCCGCGCCAATAATTCCCGCCGCGCAGTACCTGCGGATGTCCACCGAGCGTCAGGAATACTCACTCGATAACCAGGCCGTCGCTATTCAACGGTACGCCGACTCGCACGGGTTTGCGATCGTCAAGACGTATGAAGATGCCGGTAAGAGCGGCCTCACGATCGGACACCGTAATGGGCTACAGGCACTCTTGACGGATATTCTGGGTGGCAAGGCAACATTTTGCGCTGTCCTGGTGTATGACGTCAGCCGATGGGGGCGCTTCCAAGACGCTGACGAGGCGGCCCACTATGAATTTCTCTGCAAGTCGTCTGGCATACGTGTTCATTACTGCGCCGAGGAGTTTGGAAGCGACGACACCCTGCCCAGCCGCATGATGAAGGCGCTCAAGCGCACGATGGCGGCGGAATTCAGCAGGGAGCTAAGTGAGAGGGTTTTCGCAGGCAAGAAACGGCTCGCGGAGATGGGGTACCACGAAGGCGGACCTCCGGGGTACGGTCTCTGCCGCCTGTTGGTATCTGCTGATGGACTCGTAAAACAGGAACTGCGGCGTGGCGAGCTCAAGAGCATAACCACCGACCGGGTCATACTCGATCCCGGTCCGCCACATGAGCAGAAATGGGTACGTTGGATTTACGCACAGTTCATTCGAGGCCTGGACATGACTGACATCGCCAAGGAGCTGAACCTGCGGAAGGTGCCGTGGATCGATGGCAAGAGCTGGAGCCGGTACGCGGTGCGGCAGATACTTACCAACCCCAAGTATGCCGGTTGCAACCTTTGGGCGCTCGGGACGCAGAAACTGCGTACCAAGCAACGACGGAATCCGCCAGAAAGGTGGGTCGTGAAACAGGGTGCCTTCAGGGCAGTTGTGGATCACCGTACCTTCGATCGAGCGCAGAGGGTCATTGCCAGCAAGACGTATAGGAAGTCGAACGACGCACTGCTTCGGGACGTGAAGCGTTTGTGGAAGAGGCAAGGTTCTCTGTCAGAGTCGCTGATCAACCGAACGCGGGGTGTGCCTTCGTGCTCCACGCTCCGGCACCGCTTTGGCAGCATGGCGAAGGTGTACGACCTGATCGGATTCACGCCTGCGCCTGTTCACAGCGAACGGACAGAGAAGTCGAGGATGATGGCGAAGTTGCGGTCGGAAGTCTTTGAGTCGATCCAGAAGCTCTTCCCAAACGATGCGGTCTTCGTGCGTGGAAGCACCCGGCAGCGGCATTTAGTAGAATTTCCTCAGCTGGGACGGATCGGCATTATGCTATGTCGATCCTTCGACAGGCTCGACGGTCTGAGGTACTGGCTGCTGTACGTCCGCCACGCAGAACGGTCTTTGCCTGCGCTCGTTTGCCTGATGTCACGCGAAAACGACTCGATCGAGGCGTTCTACGTGATGCCGGGCATCGACGCCATAACGAGGATGACGCTCACGCCGAAGGACCCTTGGTTCCGGCGAGGGCTCCGGCTGGAGTCTCTCGCAGACCTGCGTTCTGCGCTGCAGGACGTTCAGACGTGGGTACCCTTAGGCTCGATCTACCGAGGGTTCTCAAACCTCACGACGCAACTCATGGGACCTGCTCGTCCCCACATTCATGACAGTGAGCGTTGCGACGCCGCTATACATGCGCAGACGCATGGCCGCCGAATTGTGTGAGTGCAGGAGAGGCCTCCCTCCAGGAACCTCAGAAGGTGAAAAGGTGCGGGAGTCAACGGGAGCGGGGGAAGCGCGACACGCCGCCGCCCGCATGGGTCGGGCCGCGCCGACCGTTGGGGTGGTTACCCAATTGTCGGGCGGTTAACCCGACTCGTGTGGCGACCAGCACGACGACAGACGGCGAGTTTCAGCGGCAGCAGGCACGCGGCGGATCACAGGTTCAGGCACACGACGCGCGTTTCCGTCATCTCCTGCATCGCGAAACGGATACCTTCACGGCCGATACCGCTCATTTTCACGCCGCCGAATGGCATGACGTCCAAGCGGTAGTCGGTCGAGTCATTGACAATAACGCCGCCCACTGCGAGTCCCTGGACGGCTTTGAACGCATCACGGAGTCGCTCCGTGAAAATGGCCGCGTGCAGCCCGAAGTTGACGCGATTGGCGTGTTCAATGGCTTCGTCGAGGGATGCGAATTCATACAGCGCGAGCACCGGTCCGTACACTTCCTCGCAATCCAGACGCACGCCGTCGGGCACACCTTCCAGCACCGTCGGGGGCACCACCGCGCCATTGCGCGCGCCGCCGGCCAACACGCGCCCTCCACCGGCAATCGCCTCGGCGATCCAACTCTCTACTCGCTTCGCGTGATCTTCGGTGATCATCGCGCACACATCGGTGGACTCCTCCAGGGACGATCCCGCTTTCAGGCCCCGGACGTGCTTTAGGAACCGGCGCGTGAATTCGCCCTTGATCGGCGCCTGCAGGAAGACGCGTTGTACTCCGAGACAGTTCTCACCGGCCTGCGCGAACGCGCCGCTCGCAATTGCGGGTACCGCCAGATCGAGATTGGCGTCCGCCATGACGATCACGGGCGAGTTCGATCCGAGTTCCATCAGGAGCTTTTTGACGCCGGCGATACGCGTAATCCGTTCGCCAGTCCGCACGCCGCCAGTAAACGCCACGACGCGTACGCGCGGATCGGTTACGATCGCTTCGCCGATTGCAGGGCCGCCGTTCACCACGTGGAACCGGTTCTTGGGCAACCCGGCGGCGAGTAGATCGCGCCCCAGGCGCAGCACCGACAGTGGTGTTTGCGGGGCGGGCTTGAAGACGACCGGGTTACCCGCGGCCAGCGCCGGACCGATTTTGTGCGCGGCCACCGCCAACGGATCGTTTGACGCTGAAATGGCACCGATCACTCCGGCGGGTACTCGGAAGTAGTAGCCGATGCGACGCTCAGAACCAGGACGGATGTCGAAAGGAAGTGTCTCACCGCCCAATCGACGCCCTTCCTCCGCCGAAAGCCGCAGAATGGTGGCTGCGCGAGGCGGTTCGCGGCGCGCCTCCCGAATGGTCTTGCTGCCCTCGCGCGCAATCGCCCAGGCATATTCGTCGGCATGAAGGTCGATGAGATCGGCACCACGCATGAGCACGTCGTAGCGCGCATGCGCCGGGAACTCCTCGGCGAGCGACCCCGCGGCAGCCGTGATCGCCTGCTTCACGTCAGCTTCGGTTGCACTCGAAACCTCGCCTACGAGCCGCCCATCGAAGGGATTGCGAACCGCTATCACATCCGGATGCTCCACCCACTTCCCATCGATCAGGCAGCCAAAACGCTCTACGCTGCTGACGTCGTGCACCTCCGCCGCAATGCTCATCAGTGAATCCTCCAGCCGTTCACCGGGCCACCGTGCAGGAATTTCTCCGGCGTCATGACGCCATCGCGCTTGAACACCAGGCCGTCCTTCATAACGAA harbors:
- a CDS encoding recombinase family protein, which codes for MNAAPIIPAAQYLRMSTERQEYSLDNQAVAIQRYADSHGFAIVKTYEDAGKSGLTIGHRNGLQALLTDILGGKATFCAVLVYDVSRWGRFQDADEAAHYEFLCKSSGIRVHYCAEEFGSDDTLPSRMMKALKRTMAAEFSRELSERVFAGKKRLAEMGYHEGGPPGYGLCRLLVSADGLVKQELRRGELKSITTDRVILDPGPPHEQKWVRWIYAQFIRGLDMTDIAKELNLRKVPWIDGKSWSRYAVRQILTNPKYAGCNLWALGTQKLRTKQRRNPPERWVVKQGAFRAVVDHRTFDRAQRVIASKTYRKSNDALLRDVKRLWKRQGSLSESLINRTRGVPSCSTLRHRFGSMAKVYDLIGFTPAPVHSERTEKSRMMAKLRSEVFESIQKLFPNDAVFVRGSTRQRHLVEFPQLGRIGIMLCRSFDRLDGLRYWLLYVRHAERSLPALVCLMSRENDSIEAFYVMPGIDAITRMTLTPKDPWFRRGLRLESLADLRSALQDVQTWVPLGSIYRGFSNLTTQLMGPARPHIHDSERCDAAIHAQTHGRRIV
- a CDS encoding aldehyde dehydrogenase family protein, encoding MSIAAEVHDVSSVERFGCLIDGKWVEHPDVIAVRNPFDGRLVGEVSSATEADVKQAITAAAGSLAEEFPAHARYDVLMRGADLIDLHADEYAWAIAREGSKTIREARREPPRAATILRLSAEEGRRLGGETLPFDIRPGSERRIGYYFRVPAGVIGAISASNDPLAVAAHKIGPALAAGNPVVFKPAPQTPLSVLRLGRDLLAAGLPKNRFHVVNGGPAIGEAIVTDPRVRVVAFTGGVRTGERITRIAGVKKLLMELGSNSPVIVMADANLDLAVPAIASGAFAQAGENCLGVQRVFLQAPIKGEFTRRFLKHVRGLKAGSSLEESTDVCAMITEDHAKRVESWIAEAIAGGGRVLAGGARNGAVVPPTVLEGVPDGVRLDCEEVYGPVLALYEFASLDEAIEHANRVNFGLHAAIFTERLRDAFKAVQGLAVGGVIVNDSTDYRLDVMPFGGVKMSGIGREGIRFAMQEMTETRVVCLNL